The following coding sequences lie in one Flagellimonas eckloniae genomic window:
- a CDS encoding 3-keto-disaccharide hydrolase: MKQNLIAVVLALIATSINAQYKNVINYPGGRIAISHDGNNYDKDDYVAAAMNLALLEGTGLKSKLVHFDHSNHLKNKDSQYMEMLESVTKGVRHFNIDSTKIFDVQTQLDAAIANFKKEAEKSTENNPLWFCIGGPMEVPWQYINAVDPEKRKFITCISHSSWFNEDHVSPPEMTHTWEDIKALGVKTIRIKNQNKTEWNTKKENVFWMRDSKNPKLQWLYNRNAKKTFDSSDSGMLWWVVTGAENGGNENAGWQDYKPILDAISDNEKRGLPENLTTEEKGFKTIFNGKNLDGWYLKIRSRDLELAKKVFTVENEMIHVFGDSFPKEYNLNTGANDTHGLIYSEKAYSKYILRFEYKWGDRIANNFDKWQYDAGVYYHVINDKVWPTGIEYQIRYDHTTSRNHTGDLIRPSGADYDWFCNEEEIYLHPNDGGKLYTKKHWLHFASPTENFNALNNKWNQCEIIVMGDQYAIHKLNGEIVNMAFNLEPGAGIFGFQSETAEIFYRNIRIKEFDEIIPAEKFLKE; encoded by the coding sequence ATGAAACAAAATTTAATTGCAGTTGTTTTAGCTTTAATTGCTACTTCCATTAATGCGCAATACAAAAATGTTATTAACTATCCTGGAGGCAGAATTGCCATTTCACATGATGGAAATAATTATGATAAAGACGATTATGTAGCAGCTGCAATGAATTTGGCTTTGTTGGAAGGCACAGGTTTAAAGTCGAAACTGGTACATTTTGACCATTCAAACCACCTAAAAAACAAGGACAGTCAATATATGGAGATGCTGGAAAGCGTTACTAAAGGTGTTAGGCATTTCAATATTGACTCTACTAAAATATTTGATGTCCAAACACAATTGGATGCAGCTATAGCAAATTTTAAGAAAGAAGCTGAAAAATCCACGGAAAATAACCCCCTATGGTTTTGTATTGGCGGTCCAATGGAGGTTCCTTGGCAATATATTAATGCAGTGGATCCGGAAAAGCGAAAATTTATTACCTGTATCTCCCATTCTTCTTGGTTTAACGAAGACCATGTTTCCCCTCCGGAGATGACGCATACCTGGGAAGATATTAAAGCCCTTGGAGTTAAAACGATTCGGATTAAAAATCAGAACAAAACGGAATGGAACACCAAAAAAGAAAACGTATTCTGGATGCGCGACTCCAAAAACCCTAAACTACAATGGTTGTACAATAGAAATGCCAAAAAAACATTTGATTCTTCAGATTCTGGTATGTTATGGTGGGTAGTTACTGGTGCCGAAAATGGAGGCAACGAAAATGCAGGTTGGCAAGACTACAAACCTATTTTAGATGCTATATCTGATAATGAAAAGAGGGGTTTACCAGAAAATTTAACTACTGAAGAGAAAGGATTCAAAACAATTTTCAACGGGAAGAATCTTGATGGTTGGTATCTGAAAATTCGTAGTAGAGACCTAGAGCTGGCTAAAAAGGTTTTTACCGTAGAAAATGAAATGATTCATGTATTTGGAGATTCGTTTCCCAAAGAGTACAACTTAAATACGGGGGCAAATGATACGCATGGACTTATCTATTCAGAAAAGGCCTATAGTAAATATATACTCCGGTTTGAATACAAATGGGGGGATAGAATAGCCAATAATTTTGATAAATGGCAATACGATGCTGGGGTGTATTACCATGTGATCAATGATAAGGTTTGGCCAACAGGTATAGAGTATCAAATCCGTTATGACCATACAACATCAAGAAACCATACGGGTGATTTAATTAGACCATCGGGAGCTGATTATGACTGGTTTTGTAACGAAGAGGAAATCTATCTACATCCCAATGATGGAGGAAAGCTTTACACTAAAAAACATTGGTTACACTTTGCATCACCAACTGAAAATTTCAATGCATTGAACAACAAATGGAACCAGTGCGAGATTATTGTTATGGGAGATCAGTATGCTATCCATAAGCTAAACGGTGAAATTGTAAATATGGCTTTTAATCTAGAACCGGGAGCTGGAATTTTTGGGTTTCAGTCAGAAACTGCTGAAATTTTTTATAGAAATATCCGAATAAAAGAATTTGATGAAATCATTCCAGCTGAGAAATTTCTAAAAGAATAA
- a CDS encoding RNA polymerase sigma factor codes for MKKPLSNSNNTLLALKRGEKSAFKSIFDQYEKGLYSFIVSITKSGYVAEEILQEVFIKIWTNRKTLDCTRSFDSYIYTVARNHTYNYLRKVANQESLKQEVWRNLEHSNHQTENMILSVEYDVILSDILEGLPLQKRSVFILSKQQGKSNQEIADLLNISPKTVKNHLWETLRLIKKQLRPHLQTQ; via the coding sequence ATGAAAAAGCCCCTCTCAAATAGCAACAATACTTTATTGGCCCTCAAACGGGGAGAAAAATCTGCTTTTAAATCTATATTTGATCAATATGAAAAGGGGTTGTATAGTTTTATCGTCTCTATTACAAAATCGGGCTACGTAGCTGAAGAAATTCTTCAAGAGGTATTTATAAAGATTTGGACGAACAGAAAAACATTGGATTGCACACGCTCATTTGATTCATATATATATACCGTAGCTAGAAACCACACGTATAATTATCTTCGAAAAGTTGCTAACCAAGAATCATTAAAACAAGAGGTTTGGAGAAACCTAGAGCACTCCAACCATCAAACGGAAAATATGATTTTGTCCGTTGAATATGATGTTATCCTTAGCGATATCCTTGAAGGGCTTCCTTTGCAAAAAAGAAGCGTTTTCATTTTATCAAAGCAACAGGGAAAAAGTAATCAAGAAATCGCCGACCTGTTGAACATTAGTCCTAAAACGGTAAAAAATCATTTATGGGAAACCTTGCGATTGATTAAGAAACAACTTCGTCCGCACTTACAGACGCAATAA
- a CDS encoding sulfatase family protein, protein MKKWIILPISILILGYCEAQDSKVVIKKLPNVVYILADDLGYGDLSSLNPQSGIKTPSMDRIVENGIQFTDAHSNSSVCTPTRYGIITGRYAWRSRLKKGVLWGYDQPLIEENRVTVASFLKDNGYNTACIGKWHLGLGWQPKNPAKPIAKYEWTMVFEKGDDSNVDFSKPISGPKELGFEYSYIIPASLDMTPYLYIENGKAVELPTAYTEGKSEEEDGRGVFWRAGEVSPSFVFEEVLDNITDKAVSYIHNQKKTKNPFFLYFPLTGPHTPWLPTDAINGKSQAGTYGDFVLDVDNAVGKVVHALEKSGQLDNTMIVVTSDNGSHWTPEDKEKYTHRANYIFKGQKADIYEGGHHVPYIAMWPGNIAPGSSSDQVICTTDLLATLSGIIEKPLPQGAGEDSYDMLNAYLKTDTDKQIRDYTIHHSLDGFFSIRKGKWKMTTQLGSGGFSEPKLTVPSESGAKGTLYDMENDINETVNLYMEHSEVVAELTNLLKEAKKQ, encoded by the coding sequence ATGAAAAAATGGATAATTCTACCAATATCAATATTGATTCTTGGATATTGTGAGGCACAGGATAGCAAAGTAGTTATAAAGAAATTACCAAATGTAGTCTACATACTTGCTGATGATTTGGGTTATGGCGACCTTTCTTCCTTAAATCCACAATCTGGTATTAAAACACCTAGTATGGATCGTATTGTTGAGAATGGTATCCAATTTACTGATGCACATTCCAATTCATCAGTTTGTACACCAACCCGTTATGGTATCATTACTGGGCGATATGCTTGGCGCAGTCGCCTAAAGAAAGGTGTGCTATGGGGCTATGATCAACCGCTAATTGAAGAAAACAGGGTAACTGTTGCTTCGTTTTTAAAAGATAATGGGTACAACACGGCTTGTATAGGTAAGTGGCATCTTGGTTTGGGCTGGCAACCTAAAAATCCAGCGAAACCTATTGCTAAATATGAGTGGACCATGGTTTTTGAAAAAGGTGATGATAGCAATGTGGATTTTAGCAAGCCAATTTCCGGTCCAAAAGAACTCGGTTTTGAGTATTCCTATATAATCCCTGCCTCCTTGGATATGACACCCTATCTCTATATTGAGAATGGTAAAGCGGTTGAACTTCCTACAGCCTATACTGAAGGAAAATCGGAAGAGGAAGACGGTCGAGGTGTTTTTTGGAGAGCAGGAGAAGTATCCCCTAGTTTTGTTTTTGAGGAAGTATTGGATAACATCACTGATAAAGCTGTATCGTATATCCACAATCAGAAAAAAACCAAAAACCCATTCTTTCTCTACTTTCCACTTACAGGGCCTCATACGCCTTGGCTTCCCACAGATGCTATAAATGGAAAATCACAGGCTGGTACTTATGGTGATTTTGTGTTGGACGTTGACAATGCAGTGGGCAAGGTTGTGCACGCTTTGGAAAAATCTGGACAATTGGATAATACAATGATAGTAGTAACATCAGACAACGGTTCGCATTGGACACCAGAGGATAAAGAAAAATATACGCACCGTGCCAATTATATATTTAAAGGACAAAAAGCGGATATTTATGAAGGGGGTCATCATGTACCCTATATAGCTATGTGGCCAGGGAATATTGCCCCGGGTTCAAGCTCTGATCAAGTAATCTGTACCACGGACTTATTGGCCACACTTTCAGGAATAATAGAGAAACCATTACCTCAAGGAGCAGGCGAAGACAGTTATGATATGCTGAATGCCTATCTCAAGACCGATACAGATAAGCAGATTCGTGACTACACCATTCATCATTCACTTGATGGTTTTTTCTCCATTAGAAAAGGCAAATGGAAAATGACCACCCAGTTGGGGTCTGGAGGGTTCAGTGAACCAAAGCTTACTGTCCCATCCGAAAGTGGAGCAAAAGGCACATTGTATGATATGGAAAATGACATAAATGAAACGGTAAACCTTTACATGGAGCATTCAGAAGTGGTCGCAGAGCTGACCAATTTATTGAAAGAGGCTAAAAAACAATAA
- a CDS encoding nucleoside hydrolase-like domain-containing protein, with product MKIVSQNISIFIISLLTFLLFFSEVTAQENERTRLFILADMGCEPDEMQQMIHMLMCSNEFELEGLLAVTGKYINPGMKNEYHRITHPELFTQLIDAYAKVYPNLQKHASGWHTPEYLHSIVRAGQKGYGIADVGEGKSSDGSKLLVEAFEKDDERPIWIAVNAGSNTLAQALHDYELSHSIVELNKTISKLRVFENGAQDNAGAYICKQYPAIHWIRSNYQTYSYGGPKSPPESGTLQIGPHFWGEYDYSYSGQNDWLIENVMKGHGPLGDLYPERRWGKRFGFMEGGGTIPWIGLVNKGLFDINHPSWGGWGGRYSNTKQADVWSRHQSVRVDELKHAPFYSHNDVSDSWFNEKDQETYNSNFVPVWRWREAMYNDFICRMDWCTQPFDKANHHPMAAFFDDVSDDIIFIKAIPGQGVNIDASRSTDPDTDKLEYSWWIYEEAGTYSGDAHIEDPSKAKTVLYVPTGAATKEIHLILEVKDTNPIASLFDYRRIIISVGN from the coding sequence ATGAAGATAGTAAGTCAAAATATATCAATTTTTATAATTTCCTTATTGACTTTTCTTCTTTTCTTTTCTGAAGTTACTGCTCAGGAAAATGAACGTACTCGCTTGTTTATTTTAGCTGATATGGGATGTGAGCCTGATGAAATGCAGCAAATGATTCACATGTTGATGTGTTCCAACGAATTTGAACTTGAAGGATTACTTGCAGTAACTGGCAAGTATATAAATCCAGGAATGAAGAATGAATATCACAGAATTACCCACCCTGAGCTATTTACCCAACTTATTGATGCATATGCCAAAGTATATCCAAACCTTCAAAAACATGCAAGTGGTTGGCATACTCCAGAGTATTTGCATAGTATAGTTCGTGCGGGACAAAAAGGATATGGTATTGCAGATGTTGGCGAAGGAAAATCAAGTGATGGTTCAAAACTACTGGTAGAAGCTTTTGAGAAAGACGATGAAAGACCTATCTGGATTGCCGTAAATGCAGGTTCCAATACCCTTGCCCAAGCTCTACACGATTACGAACTATCTCATTCAATAGTAGAACTAAATAAAACCATTTCTAAACTTAGAGTGTTTGAAAATGGAGCACAAGACAATGCAGGCGCATACATTTGTAAACAATATCCAGCCATTCATTGGATTCGTAGTAACTATCAAACCTATTCCTATGGCGGGCCAAAAAGTCCTCCTGAAAGTGGCACTTTACAAATAGGGCCTCATTTTTGGGGCGAATATGACTACAGTTATAGTGGGCAAAATGATTGGCTCATTGAAAATGTAATGAAGGGGCATGGCCCACTTGGAGATTTATACCCTGAACGGCGATGGGGTAAACGTTTTGGTTTTATGGAAGGTGGCGGAACCATTCCGTGGATTGGGTTGGTCAATAAGGGTCTTTTTGATATTAATCATCCCTCTTGGGGTGGTTGGGGAGGTCGCTACAGTAATACAAAGCAAGCAGATGTTTGGTCAAGACACCAAAGTGTTCGCGTTGATGAATTAAAACACGCCCCATTTTATTCACATAATGATGTAAGTGATTCTTGGTTCAATGAAAAAGACCAAGAAACCTACAATAGTAACTTTGTACCGGTATGGCGTTGGCGAGAAGCCATGTACAATGATTTTATTTGTAGAATGGATTGGTGTACACAACCCTTTGATAAGGCGAATCACCACCCTATGGCCGCATTTTTTGATGATGTAAGTGATGACATTATTTTTATCAAGGCTATTCCTGGGCAGGGAGTTAATATAGATGCAAGCCGTTCTACTGACCCAGATACAGATAAATTAGAATATTCTTGGTGGATATACGAAGAAGCCGGTACCTACTCAGGTGATGCGCATATTGAGGACCCTTCCAAAGCTAAAACAGTATTATATGTGCCTACTGGGGCAGCTACCAAAGAAATTCATTTGATTTTAGAAGTTAAGGACACGAACCCAATTGCCTCCCTTTTCGATTATCGGCGAATTATAATTAGCGTGGGCAACTAA
- a CDS encoding FecR family protein: MKGNFKVLLEKFIDNTISEEEYELFMDLIKNPENRDSFEKVIGNFSKSTKSLERRSNDDSEMLFDRIWDQIDDTKKKPFLSLEKINTSNLYKIAAVLLVFIGLTFGYNKVFDNKESVSPNPNHITLTFGNGQTQILSEKGQRKILDSKGKLIGVQNGSHLNYGHGPVPDEIIFNELTVPNGKRFDVSLSDGTYVKLNSGSSIKYPVHFIKGMERKIFLKGEAYFDVASDKDHPFIVNANSMNVQVLGTKFNVSHYPTDTDINTVLIEGSVKLYETGDKEDIGKQVLLTPGQLANWDKETKEISVKRVDPKVYTAWKDGILLFRNIPFSNIRKRLERHFNVSIENNYSFLDKQIYSASFTNQKNLSEILDSFREDTPFSYEYSKEDNKIIITNILN, encoded by the coding sequence ATGAAAGGAAACTTTAAAGTCCTCTTAGAAAAATTCATAGATAACACTATTTCAGAAGAGGAGTATGAGCTGTTTATGGATTTGATAAAAAATCCCGAAAACAGAGATAGCTTTGAAAAGGTGATAGGGAATTTCTCAAAAAGCACCAAAAGTTTAGAAAGAAGAAGTAATGATGATTCTGAAATGCTATTTGATAGAATTTGGGATCAAATTGATGACACCAAGAAAAAGCCTTTTCTTTCACTAGAAAAAATAAATACTTCTAATCTTTATAAGATTGCGGCAGTTTTACTGGTGTTCATAGGGCTTACTTTTGGCTATAATAAAGTGTTCGATAATAAAGAATCAGTTTCTCCAAACCCCAACCATATTACCCTGACTTTTGGTAATGGGCAAACCCAAATACTATCGGAGAAAGGACAGCGCAAAATCCTTGATTCCAAAGGAAAACTTATTGGAGTCCAAAATGGGAGCCATCTGAATTATGGCCATGGTCCTGTACCTGATGAAATTATTTTTAATGAGTTGACTGTGCCCAATGGTAAAAGATTCGATGTATCGCTGTCGGATGGTACATATGTAAAACTCAATTCGGGCAGTTCAATTAAGTATCCGGTGCACTTCATTAAGGGCATGGAAAGAAAGATTTTTCTAAAGGGAGAAGCTTATTTTGATGTTGCCAGCGACAAGGACCACCCATTTATAGTGAATGCCAATTCCATGAACGTGCAGGTGTTGGGTACCAAGTTCAATGTATCACACTATCCTACAGACACAGATATTAATACCGTCCTAATCGAAGGGTCTGTCAAATTATATGAAACTGGTGATAAAGAAGACATTGGCAAACAGGTACTATTGACACCTGGACAATTGGCCAATTGGGACAAGGAGACCAAAGAAATCTCAGTAAAAAGAGTGGACCCCAAAGTTTATACAGCTTGGAAAGACGGAATACTATTATTCAGAAACATCCCATTCAGCAATATTAGAAAGAGATTGGAAAGACATTTCAATGTTTCCATAGAGAATAACTACTCATTTTTGGATAAGCAGATTTACTCCGCCTCTTTTACCAATCAAAAAAACCTTAGTGAAATTTTAGATTCTTTTAGAGAAGACACCCCTTTCTCCTATGAATATAGTAAAGAAGATAACAAAATTATAATAACCAATATTTTAAACTAA
- a CDS encoding TonB-dependent receptor codes for MKNLKIFGTFPKRVSFKYDLKMKLTTLLVLFSLISLNANTYSQRTKVTLDLENVTVKEVFDEIESLTEFEFLYNHAKVDIDRKVSIHVKNDRVPNILETLFANTNIFFKVKKNIIILKKNRAKKVTAKRISYSSNSRSEQLQTTITGSVTDSSGNPLPGTNIIEKGTVNGVQADFDGNFSIEVANEDAILVISFIGFNTVEIPVKSQSTISVTLEESAAGLDEVVLVGFRGAEQRAIQTKRRATSVVESISPQDIGNYSDENIGDALRRVPGVQIQEDQSGGQDGGSRVSIRGIGPAFVQVTVNGRQPLSAGVEGISRFRQFNVDVIPPEILQGATVYKTSEAGLIEPGLGGLVNFQTLRPLSASYKNDSNFFGAVNVRGESDVQHDGFLTLTPRISAIVGGKTKDDTFGAYVSFLTSNNERARDQVFSRITARNLKEDTNGNGVWDGDAGGDTEYTGVLIPNNVTNNPIREEQDRLAMSAALEWKPVESLHIVADLQFSRFETYSNRALIRPNPGTNAVTGVISPDKVFAPGNLSIVDNFLQGYNTEGAFNSATGELTEGANMLFQTTWYDNLNDTWVGGLNATWERNGWKIEADYSYSNLDFNQILEVGGRSAAAGQPFNNGPFVFDSSDYPRFELGQDAQSSWISSITSNDLAAPIVQWNRYVGATNNAFRLDLSKELSDNVSLDFGSRLSTNDFFVAAVQRDGTPLSDYLASTNGGTVPTVSANDAFGEYITNFLPGNNYGLMDSWPRANISAYESTYSDFFNYNPGSHPLFGKNVNIFDAETIEEQTIADGTDDGWRLQNNAPLFEFQEKTLAIYGQLNVRTKWGKVPISGNLGFRGVRTEYTGKAFTTVTLNDPDAENGGPINLGRVQSEVNDDQWQVLPSLNLKFELNKDLNYRFSVVKTLSRPEYNELTPGGALSGMNNLNSLFDGTNGAVSLPNTELKPYTTWQLDNTLEWYNNFGGAVVFSVFYKDISDYVGTNVQSLVPFDQVLEDGGFDTTGMQAAGVLDDFQSQTYEVSQPRNIGNAKVFGFEAGFNQPLDIISDGLRNFGVQANYNFITADFDNDDINADDAFPGTSKHNFNTVAYFENEKFGLRAAYNIRSNFLRTLSGQGLTSLPEYTEGRGQLDLRGNYNIFDGMQLSLAVQNVTGADQRSFFRNNPNESFQLISLEPIVTMGLRYGF; via the coding sequence ATGAAAAATCTCAAGATATTTGGGACATTCCCCAAAAGGGTGTCGTTTAAATATGACTTAAAGATGAAACTCACTACACTTTTAGTATTGTTTTCGTTGATTAGTTTGAATGCCAACACATATTCACAAAGAACAAAAGTAACTTTAGACCTTGAAAATGTTACTGTTAAGGAGGTATTTGATGAAATAGAATCGTTGACGGAATTCGAATTTCTGTACAATCATGCCAAAGTTGATATTGACAGAAAGGTCTCTATCCATGTAAAAAATGATAGAGTTCCCAATATTCTTGAAACCCTGTTTGCTAACACCAATATTTTTTTTAAGGTCAAGAAAAACATCATTATCCTAAAGAAGAATAGGGCTAAAAAAGTTACTGCTAAACGTATTTCATATAGTTCCAATTCGCGTTCAGAACAACTGCAGACCACAATTACTGGATCGGTAACGGACAGTTCTGGTAACCCGTTGCCCGGGACCAATATCATAGAAAAAGGGACGGTTAATGGAGTGCAAGCCGATTTTGATGGTAATTTTTCCATCGAAGTTGCTAATGAAGATGCTATTCTTGTGATTTCTTTCATAGGGTTCAACACTGTGGAGATTCCTGTGAAGTCACAAAGTACTATAAGCGTTACTCTAGAAGAATCAGCAGCAGGTTTGGACGAGGTTGTCCTGGTTGGTTTCCGTGGTGCTGAACAACGGGCTATTCAGACAAAAAGGAGAGCCACAAGTGTTGTTGAATCCATTTCTCCCCAAGATATTGGAAACTATTCTGATGAAAATATTGGTGATGCACTTCGCAGGGTTCCAGGAGTTCAGATTCAAGAAGACCAATCTGGTGGGCAAGATGGTGGTTCACGTGTCTCGATTAGGGGTATTGGTCCGGCATTTGTTCAAGTAACAGTCAATGGTAGACAACCACTTTCAGCTGGTGTTGAAGGCATTAGTAGATTTAGGCAGTTTAATGTAGACGTAATACCACCAGAGATTCTTCAAGGCGCTACTGTTTATAAAACATCAGAGGCAGGTCTTATTGAACCAGGTTTGGGTGGGCTTGTGAATTTTCAAACGCTTAGGCCTTTATCGGCAAGCTATAAAAATGACAGTAATTTTTTTGGTGCAGTAAATGTCCGTGGTGAGTCGGATGTCCAACATGATGGTTTTCTTACCCTTACACCTCGAATAAGTGCAATAGTAGGGGGTAAAACAAAAGACGATACTTTTGGGGCATATGTATCTTTTCTTACCAGTAACAATGAGCGTGCGAGAGATCAAGTTTTTTCGAGAATAACGGCCAGAAATTTAAAAGAGGATACCAATGGTAATGGTGTATGGGATGGTGACGCTGGAGGTGATACCGAGTATACAGGTGTTTTGATTCCCAATAACGTCACAAATAATCCGATTAGAGAAGAACAAGATCGTTTGGCTATGTCGGCTGCTTTGGAATGGAAACCAGTTGAATCGTTGCACATAGTAGCCGATCTACAGTTTTCAAGATTTGAAACGTATAGTAATCGGGCTTTGATCAGACCTAATCCCGGTACAAATGCAGTAACAGGGGTAATTTCCCCGGACAAAGTATTTGCACCTGGAAATCTTAGTATTGTAGATAATTTTTTGCAGGGGTATAATACAGAAGGGGCCTTCAATAGTGCTACAGGTGAGCTTACTGAAGGCGCAAATATGTTATTCCAAACTACTTGGTATGATAATTTAAACGATACTTGGGTTGGTGGTTTAAATGCCACTTGGGAAAGGAATGGATGGAAAATAGAGGCAGATTACTCGTATTCTAACTTGGATTTTAATCAAATATTGGAAGTTGGGGGAAGAAGTGCTGCTGCTGGTCAGCCTTTTAATAATGGGCCTTTTGTGTTTGACAGTTCGGATTATCCTCGATTTGAGTTAGGTCAAGATGCTCAATCAAGTTGGATATCATCGATTACAAGTAACGATTTGGCCGCACCCATTGTTCAGTGGAATAGATATGTGGGAGCCACCAATAATGCTTTTAGACTAGATCTTTCAAAGGAATTGAGTGATAATGTTTCTTTGGATTTTGGATCAAGACTATCGACTAATGACTTTTTTGTCGCAGCGGTTCAAAGAGATGGAACTCCGTTATCTGATTATTTGGCATCTACTAATGGGGGTACAGTACCAACAGTTAGTGCCAATGATGCCTTTGGGGAATACATAACAAATTTTTTGCCAGGCAATAACTATGGTTTAATGGATTCTTGGCCCAGAGCTAATATAAGTGCTTATGAAAGCACATATTCAGACTTTTTCAATTACAATCCAGGTAGTCACCCTCTTTTTGGTAAGAATGTTAACATATTTGATGCTGAAACTATTGAAGAACAGACTATTGCTGATGGAACAGATGATGGGTGGCGTCTACAGAACAATGCACCGCTATTTGAATTTCAAGAAAAGACCTTGGCAATCTATGGACAGCTGAATGTACGCACCAAATGGGGTAAGGTTCCTATTTCTGGTAACTTAGGTTTCCGTGGCGTTCGCACGGAGTACACAGGTAAGGCATTTACTACTGTAACCCTTAATGATCCTGATGCTGAAAATGGAGGTCCTATAAATTTGGGTAGAGTACAGTCTGAAGTCAATGATGATCAATGGCAAGTTTTACCTTCATTGAACTTAAAGTTTGAATTAAATAAAGACTTAAACTACCGCTTTAGTGTAGTAAAGACACTTTCAAGACCAGAGTACAATGAATTGACCCCTGGAGGAGCCTTAAGTGGAATGAATAATTTAAATTCACTGTTTGACGGTACCAATGGCGCTGTTTCTCTACCCAATACCGAGTTGAAGCCTTATACTACTTGGCAATTGGACAACACTTTAGAATGGTACAATAATTTTGGAGGTGCCGTTGTTTTTAGTGTCTTTTACAAAGATATATCTGATTACGTCGGTACAAACGTTCAATCTCTAGTTCCGTTTGATCAGGTTCTGGAAGATGGAGGTTTTGATACTACAGGGATGCAAGCAGCTGGAGTTTTAGATGACTTTCAAAGCCAGACTTATGAAGTTTCCCAACCTAGAAACATTGGTAACGCAAAGGTATTTGGATTTGAAGCCGGATTCAATCAGCCTTTGGATATCATTTCAGATGGTTTGAGAAACTTTGGTGTGCAGGCTAACTATAACTTTATTACTGCAGATTTCGATAATGACGATATCAATGCAGATGATGCGTTTCCAGGTACTTCAAAACACAATTTTAATACGGTTGCCTATTTTGAAAACGAAAAATTCGGTTTACGGGCTGCCTACAACATACGAAGTAACTTTTTAAGAACACTTTCAGGACAGGGGTTAACATCGTTACCTGAGTATACAGAAGGAAGAGGTCAATTAGATTTACGTGGCAACTACAATATATTTGATGGAATGCAACTTTCTTTGGCAGTTCAGAATGTTACTGGTGCAGATCAAAGGTCTTTCTTTAGGAATAATCCAAATGAGTCTTTCCAATTGATATCATTGGAACCTATAGTCACCATGGGTTTACGATATGGTTTTTAA